From a region of the Candidatus Brocadia sp. genome:
- a CDS encoding sigma-54 dependent transcriptional regulator, with protein MAYRVLIADDEERMRRVLAMVFEEMKDVKVVTTSCCESTLDYLENERFHLLITDLKVQEMGRLEFLKAIKCKVPDLPIIVLTAFGSVGSVIDVMKEGVFDYLTTPFEKEILKLAVNRALKMSTLTIENKYLRQELESQYDFKNIIGNSPQVIEALRLVGEVSKTDSTVLITGESGTGKELIARAIHYNSNRGGGPLVVVNCAAIPENLLESELFGYERGAFTNAEKTKKGRFELASGGTFFMDEISEMSMSVQAKVLRVIEAKEMERLGGTETIKADSRIICATNKNLEELVRAGKFREDLYYRISVFPITLTPLRERSEDIIPLSRHFLKRFSIKMGKSPVSLSKEAEKLLVLHKWEGNIRELQNVIERAVILCKTNVITSEHLPVTIVRCAQYVNRDKAQSVDRLVSFDIPPHGLSLDALEKQLVTQALEKSKNNKTKAAKLLGLTRGTFRYRLQKYGLAN; from the coding sequence ATGGCTTACAGAGTTTTAATTGCAGATGATGAAGAACGCATGCGAAGAGTGCTTGCTATGGTTTTTGAGGAGATGAAAGATGTCAAGGTTGTGACGACAAGTTGTTGTGAGTCAACGCTTGATTATCTTGAGAATGAGCGGTTTCATCTTCTCATAACGGATCTCAAAGTTCAGGAAATGGGAAGGCTCGAATTTCTCAAGGCAATCAAATGCAAGGTTCCCGACCTGCCCATTATAGTGCTAACAGCTTTTGGCTCTGTTGGGTCAGTAATTGACGTGATGAAAGAAGGGGTTTTTGACTACCTTACCACGCCGTTTGAGAAAGAAATTCTTAAGTTGGCTGTGAATAGGGCGCTGAAAATGAGCACTCTTACCATTGAAAATAAATATTTACGTCAAGAACTTGAATCCCAGTATGACTTTAAAAATATCATAGGTAATTCACCGCAGGTAATTGAGGCATTGAGATTGGTTGGTGAAGTATCGAAAACCGACTCAACGGTATTGATAACGGGAGAAAGTGGTACAGGAAAGGAACTAATTGCGCGTGCAATTCACTATAACAGCAACAGAGGGGGTGGTCCTCTTGTTGTGGTGAATTGCGCTGCGATACCGGAAAATTTGCTTGAAAGTGAATTGTTTGGTTATGAACGAGGTGCATTTACTAACGCGGAAAAAACAAAAAAAGGACGTTTTGAACTAGCGTCAGGGGGTACTTTTTTCATGGACGAAATATCAGAAATGAGTATGTCTGTCCAGGCAAAAGTGCTGCGGGTGATTGAGGCGAAAGAAATGGAGCGTCTTGGTGGTACGGAAACGATTAAAGCTGATAGCAGGATTATATGCGCAACCAATAAGAATCTTGAAGAATTGGTAAGAGCGGGAAAATTTAGAGAAGATTTATATTACAGAATAAGTGTTTTTCCAATTACCCTGACGCCGTTAAGAGAAAGAAGTGAAGACATTATTCCATTGAGCAGGCACTTCTTAAAACGGTTTTCCATAAAAATGGGTAAATCGCCGGTTTCGTTAAGCAAGGAAGCGGAAAAATTGCTTGTCCTGCATAAGTGGGAAGGTAATATCAGGGAGTTGCAAAATGTTATTGAACGAGCGGTAATTCTTTGTAAGACAAACGTAATCACTTCTGAGCACTTGCCGGTGACGATAGTAAGGTGTGCACAATATGTTAATAGAGATAAAGCGCAATCCGTAGATCGGTTGGTTTCATTTGATATTCCCCCGCATGGTTTATCTCTGGACGCCCTAGAAAAACAGTTGGTTACGCAAGCGCTCGAAAAAAGTAAAAATAATAAAACAAAAGCTGCAAAGTTGCTTGGTTTAACAAGAGGCACATTTCGGTATAGGTTACAAAAGTATGGTCTTGCAAATTGA
- a CDS encoding DUF1573 domain-containing protein: protein MMKIITVYLFILQAVIISYLYTDAFASDSIQGGDSGAETTTDKPKIVFEEQIYNFGKIFIGEIVEYGFKFKNEGQGELIVSNVKSSCGCTAALVSKSHLRKGETGEVKVKFNPGRYVGKVSKTVMVNSNDPKDSSLKLTIAGEVIEEVSVNPKRINFGIIRKGDSCTRNIEVKTIPELKIEVKKVESPNPYVSIKEEKGDDRSTHRFQITIDKYDYVGKFNGIIFVYTSSGKQERVDVPFSGEIVGDITFYPEMVSFGKVTKDRNTDRTVIINFVNKAVKIEKIEVDPKVINYTVTEITPTSKKIQVTVEKNSFIGEIAGSLTIYTNSAIQPVIHIPLNGEIKG, encoded by the coding sequence ATGATGAAAATAATTACTGTGTATTTATTTATACTGCAAGCAGTGATAATTTCATATTTATATACTGATGCATTTGCTTCTGATAGTATTCAGGGCGGGGATAGCGGTGCGGAAACAACAACCGATAAACCGAAGATCGTATTCGAAGAGCAAATCTATAATTTCGGCAAGATATTTATTGGTGAAATTGTGGAATACGGCTTTAAGTTTAAGAATGAGGGGCAGGGTGAATTGATTGTAAGTAACGTTAAATCATCGTGCGGTTGCACTGCCGCATTAGTGTCGAAGAGTCATCTGAGAAAAGGCGAGACGGGAGAAGTTAAGGTTAAATTTAATCCTGGCCGCTATGTGGGAAAGGTATCAAAAACTGTTATGGTGAACTCAAATGATCCAAAAGATTCGTCGTTGAAACTTACGATCGCGGGGGAGGTTATAGAAGAAGTTAGTGTTAATCCCAAACGGATTAATTTTGGTATTATCAGAAAGGGTGATTCTTGTACCAGAAATATAGAGGTAAAAACAATACCAGAACTGAAGATTGAGGTAAAAAAAGTTGAATCCCCGAATCCCTACGTTTCGATTAAAGAAGAGAAGGGCGACGATCGTAGTACGCATCGTTTCCAGATTACTATTGATAAATATGATTATGTTGGCAAATTTAACGGGATCATATTTGTTTATACGAGCAGTGGAAAGCAGGAAAGAGTAGACGTACCATTTTCTGGCGAGATTGTTGGAGATATCACCTTTTATCCTGAAATGGTATCTTTTGGCAAGGTAACAAAGGATCGGAATACTGATAGGACGGTTATTATTAACTTTGTGAATAAAGCGGTAAAAATAGAAAAGATTGAAGTTGACCCAAAGGTCATAAATTACACCGTAACAGAAATAACTCCTACGAGTAAGAAGATCCAGGTAACCGTTGAGAAAAATTCGTTCATAGGAGAAATTGCTGGTAGCTTAACGATATATACAAACAGTGCCATTCAGCCGGTTATTCATATTCCGTTAAACGGGGAAATAAAAGGATAG
- the galT gene encoding galactose-1-phosphate uridylyltransferase: MPELRKDPISSRWVIIATERAMRPTDFKSEPQLIRGGFCPFCEGNEDKTPPEIMSYRERGTQANSKGWRVRVVPNKFPALRIEGKLNKHGEGIYDSMHGIGAHEVIVESPKHIASLTELEDKQVEEILWTYRDRLIDLKKDRRFNYGLLFKNVGTAAGATLEHSHSQLIVTPIVPISVMHEMNGCEEFYKYRGRCLFCDMVQQELATGTRIVYDGEMFVAFAPYASRFPFEVWILSKVHASHFENLQKLEAEELAHVLRNVLLKLEASLEFPPYNYIIHTTPFTLGEIEHYHWHIEIIPRLTRVAGFEWGSGFYINTVSPENAAEFLRETDIEKKAGSARS, encoded by the coding sequence ATGCCGGAACTGAGAAAAGACCCTATTTCAAGTCGTTGGGTGATTATTGCTACGGAAAGGGCTATGCGACCGACCGACTTTAAGTCGGAGCCGCAGCTCATACGAGGAGGATTTTGCCCTTTTTGTGAGGGCAACGAGGACAAGACACCGCCTGAGATCATGTCGTATAGGGAAAGGGGCACTCAGGCAAATTCAAAGGGGTGGAGAGTACGGGTTGTGCCGAATAAATTTCCGGCATTAAGGATAGAAGGCAAGTTAAACAAACATGGTGAAGGCATCTATGATTCCATGCATGGTATCGGGGCGCATGAGGTAATTGTTGAAAGTCCAAAACACATTGCTTCATTGACAGAGCTTGAGGACAAACAGGTAGAGGAAATATTATGGACATACCGGGACCGGCTTATTGATTTGAAAAAAGACCGACGATTCAACTACGGATTGCTTTTCAAAAATGTTGGAACGGCCGCCGGCGCTACCCTGGAGCACTCTCATTCACAATTAATTGTTACCCCTATTGTACCGATATCGGTTATGCATGAAATGAACGGATGCGAAGAATTTTACAAATACCGGGGCCGTTGTCTCTTCTGTGATATGGTTCAGCAGGAACTCGCCACCGGAACACGTATCGTGTATGATGGGGAGATGTTTGTTGCCTTTGCGCCCTATGCCTCCCGGTTCCCCTTTGAGGTATGGATTCTGTCTAAGGTTCATGCCTCCCACTTTGAGAATTTACAAAAGCTTGAAGCGGAAGAGCTGGCTCACGTATTGCGTAACGTCCTTCTCAAGCTAGAGGCTTCACTGGAGTTCCCCCCTTACAATTATATTATTCATACGACGCCATTCACTCTTGGAGAGATTGAGCATTATCACTGGCATATCGAGATCATCCCGCGGTTAACCAGGGTTGCAGGTTTTGAATGGGGGAGCGGTTTTTATATCAACACCGTCTCACCGGAAAATGCCGCTGAATTTCTCAGAGAAACAGATATAGAAAAGAAAGCGGGCTCTGCACGATCGTGA
- a CDS encoding beta-propeller fold lactonase family protein, which translates to MKGRGWIGAAVVGAVLSVVGVSSAGFIQGTHVKTDLPGPFHITTSPDGGTLYICNQSGHSVTFVDARTQKVTGEVAVGVQPEAAATTPDNAFLYVCNAESDSVSVIDVARKQVVKEIKVGDWPSGIKISRDGKTAYVACSGNMWNTVDVIDTGRMEKTRAIYTSDYGPRTLDISPDGKTLAVINDTVGSISRSVNFIDVDTSRVLEKRVIRESSNLRDVVYTPDGQYVVVTYETPKNWLPVCEAENGQVFTNNIAVLETKPGGKVARLPLDELNNYDGNPYGLAMDPKGRYLYIGVRGMHRVTILDMAKVLNAVRGNSQAELDYLRDDLGFVRDYLVARVPTGLGPSSVCLSPDGKYCYAANYFSNNVSVIRTPVD; encoded by the coding sequence ATGAAAGGAAGAGGATGGATAGGAGCAGCGGTAGTGGGAGCGGTGCTGTCGGTGGTGGGTGTGTCGAGCGCTGGGTTTATCCAGGGGACACACGTGAAGACGGATCTGCCGGGGCCGTTTCATATCACGACGTCGCCGGATGGAGGGACGTTGTATATCTGCAATCAGTCGGGGCATAGCGTGACGTTTGTGGATGCCCGGACGCAGAAGGTGACGGGTGAGGTTGCGGTAGGAGTGCAGCCTGAGGCGGCGGCGACAACGCCGGACAATGCGTTTTTGTATGTATGCAATGCCGAGAGCGACAGCGTGTCGGTGATTGACGTGGCGCGCAAGCAGGTCGTCAAGGAGATCAAGGTGGGGGACTGGCCAAGCGGGATAAAGATTTCCAGAGACGGGAAGACGGCATACGTTGCATGTTCGGGAAATATGTGGAACACGGTTGATGTGATAGACACGGGGAGGATGGAGAAGACGAGGGCGATCTACACGAGTGATTACGGTCCAAGGACCTTGGACATATCGCCGGACGGCAAGACGCTTGCGGTGATTAATGACACGGTAGGTTCGATTAGCCGGAGCGTGAATTTTATTGATGTGGACACGAGCCGTGTGCTTGAGAAGCGGGTAATCCGTGAGAGTTCCAACCTGAGGGATGTGGTATATACGCCTGATGGGCAGTATGTGGTGGTGACGTATGAGACGCCGAAGAACTGGTTGCCGGTGTGCGAGGCAGAGAACGGGCAGGTCTTTACGAACAACATCGCGGTGCTGGAGACGAAGCCGGGTGGTAAGGTAGCGCGGTTGCCGCTGGATGAGTTGAACAACTACGATGGAAATCCGTACGGGTTGGCGATGGATCCGAAGGGCCGGTATCTGTATATTGGGGTAAGAGGCATGCACCGGGTAACGATCCTGGATATGGCGAAGGTGTTGAACGCCGTGCGCGGGAATTCACAGGCGGAGCTGGATTACCTGAGGGATGATCTTGGATTTGTAAGGGATTATCTGGTGGCCAGGGTGCCGACGGGACTTGGGCCAAGCTCAGTGTGTTTATCACCGGATGGGAAGTATTGCTATGCAGCGAACTATTTTTCCAACAACGTGTCCGTGATAAGGACGCCGGTGGATTAA
- a CDS encoding response regulator translates to MKTILVVEDDKNQLLLYEQELSREGYNIITARDGLEAIKKVREQLPDLIVMDITMPKMNGIEAMGKILSEHKKIPIIINTAYSCYKDDFMSWSANAYVIKSSNLKELKDKIKELI, encoded by the coding sequence ATGAAAACCATTCTCGTTGTGGAAGACGATAAAAACCAACTCTTACTTTACGAGCAGGAACTGTCACGGGAAGGATATAATATTATTACCGCCCGGGACGGACTGGAGGCTATAAAAAAAGTAAGGGAACAATTGCCTGACTTGATTGTTATGGATATTACGATGCCTAAGATGAACGGAATCGAAGCAATGGGGAAAATTCTGAGTGAACATAAAAAAATCCCTATTATTATTAATACGGCGTATAGTTGTTATAAGGATGATTTTATGTCGTGGTCTGCGAATGCCTATGTTATCAAATCTTCAAATCTGAAGGAGTTGAAGGATAAAATAAAAGAGTTGATTTGA
- the glgA gene encoding glycogen synthase GlgA, with product MNVAYLSSEVAPFAKTGGLADMAGAIPRNLQKLGVKIMVLMPLYRSIKESACPLVKTDIRFEVRIGNKIKSGSVYKGFLPDSQVSVYFIDNEQYYGRDGLYNYPGIPKDFEDNSERFIFFSLGVLEVVERLRLRPDIVHCNDWQTGLVPVYLKTRYAGRSFFENTKSVMTIHNLAYQGCFWHWDMKLTGLDWSLFNAKQLEFYGKLNFLKGGIVFSDLITTVSKTYAAEIQTPEYGVGLDGVLRERAGDLYGIMNGIDYALWNPETDKFICANYGSKNLRGKQLCKKALQKKYNLPKRDCPLIGMITRLTDQKGLDLVVDKFQDLMKMDIQLVLLGTGDPWYHEVFKRYARTYPAKVAIQLSFDERSAHEIEAGADIFLMPSRYEPCGLNQLYSLKYGTVPVVRSTGGLADTITDVRQAPVKQGRANGFSFKNYNADLLFATIVRAVDLFKDKTQWKNLMINGMSQDWSLEKSAKEYLALYEKMVKKG from the coding sequence GTGAACGTTGCCTATTTATCATCTGAAGTTGCTCCGTTTGCAAAAACCGGCGGTCTTGCTGATATGGCCGGCGCAATTCCCAGAAACTTGCAAAAATTAGGGGTAAAAATTATGGTGCTTATGCCCCTCTATCGCTCGATAAAAGAAAGCGCTTGCCCTTTGGTAAAAACAGACATCCGGTTCGAGGTGAGAATTGGCAATAAAATAAAATCAGGGTCTGTCTATAAGGGGTTTTTGCCGGACTCGCAGGTGTCTGTCTATTTTATTGACAATGAACAATATTACGGTCGTGATGGTTTGTATAATTACCCTGGGATACCGAAGGATTTTGAGGATAATAGTGAACGGTTTATATTTTTTTCCCTGGGCGTTCTCGAAGTTGTTGAAAGGCTCAGGCTGCGTCCGGATATTGTGCACTGTAATGACTGGCAGACCGGTCTTGTCCCGGTCTATTTGAAAACGAGGTATGCCGGGAGGTCGTTTTTCGAAAATACAAAATCAGTTATGACCATTCACAATCTTGCATACCAGGGCTGCTTTTGGCATTGGGATATGAAGTTAACGGGGCTGGATTGGAGTCTTTTCAACGCAAAACAATTGGAATTCTACGGCAAATTAAATTTCCTGAAGGGTGGGATTGTCTTTAGTGACCTGATTACAACCGTAAGTAAAACGTATGCCGCGGAGATTCAAACGCCTGAATATGGGGTGGGTCTCGATGGTGTACTGCGAGAGCGGGCAGGAGACCTCTACGGGATTATGAACGGCATTGATTATGCCTTGTGGAATCCGGAAACCGATAAATTCATTTGTGCAAACTACGGATCGAAAAACCTTCGTGGAAAACAACTTTGCAAAAAGGCATTGCAAAAGAAATACAACCTTCCGAAACGGGATTGTCCCCTGATTGGAATGATAACGCGCCTGACAGACCAAAAGGGATTGGATTTAGTTGTGGATAAATTCCAGGACTTAATGAAGATGGATATTCAACTTGTTTTACTAGGTACGGGTGATCCGTGGTACCATGAAGTATTTAAAAGGTATGCGCGAACGTATCCTGCCAAAGTAGCAATACAATTGAGTTTTGATGAACGTTCAGCACATGAAATTGAGGCGGGTGCAGACATTTTTTTAATGCCGTCACGGTATGAGCCGTGCGGTTTGAATCAATTGTACAGTCTCAAGTACGGGACCGTTCCGGTTGTGCGAAGCACGGGCGGGCTTGCTGACACCATTACCGACGTTCGCCAAGCGCCAGTGAAGCAAGGAAGGGCGAATGGATTTTCATTTAAGAACTATAATGCAGATCTGTTATTTGCCACAATTGTCCGGGCTGTAGATTTGTTTAAAGACAAGACACAGTGGAAAAATCTTATGATAAATGGGATGTCACAGGATTGGTCTTTGGAAAAAAGCGCAAAAGAATATCTCGCACTCTATGAAAAGATGGTTAAAAAGGGATAA
- a CDS encoding ATP-binding protein — protein MITNVLKDNINNVINNLTDALEAGLALLDKELNILWANKRLSCMLSLPYDPVGRKCREVYKCECQDIQHCSVYQALTTGEKVSCEIKLVTDKGERKYIKNITTPIRDEKDNITHLLKLSLDITRQEEKVHRLSLLRKLAELMQGTLQIDRLLHLILTCVTAGSALGFNRARLFLVEKKQNIVYGKMAVGPSSLEEANKIWNEIADKYEGLEDLVKASAETYRYDTPLHMITRLMAFSLTDEKEIIVSCVNSKKTILEKDAFSNPNIDKKFVNKLGANEFVCVPLVAKNEVIGVICADNVYNGKPITAEQVELLSIFANRAALAIANAEVYRKLGEKNRQLRETRERLIRSERLAVIGNMSAYIAHEIRNPLVTIGGYARILSREYADHKKVKQNTEIIIEEVNRLEKILANIMDFSKPIETVRILTQINELLENTCSLMEPYFKSGHVHLMKKFNPTIPKIVVDPMQMKQVFVNLIKNAVESMPQGGKLLLETMTEDEYVKIDITDTGEGMTPEVMQNIFVPFFTTKVDGTGVGLAVSQKIIDDHNGFVKIKSIVKEGSTFSIFLPIKNAPAELSGGER, from the coding sequence ATGATAACGAATGTTTTAAAAGATAATATTAACAATGTCATAAATAATCTTACGGATGCGCTCGAAGCCGGATTAGCCTTGCTGGACAAAGAGCTTAATATTCTTTGGGCGAACAAGCGGCTTTCCTGCATGCTCAGTTTACCCTATGATCCTGTTGGGAGAAAGTGCCGTGAGGTATATAAATGCGAATGTCAGGATATTCAGCACTGTTCTGTTTATCAAGCGCTTACCACAGGCGAAAAAGTATCCTGTGAAATCAAGCTTGTTACTGATAAGGGAGAAAGAAAATATATTAAAAATATTACAACGCCCATAAGAGATGAGAAGGATAATATTACCCACTTACTGAAACTTTCCTTAGATATTACCCGGCAGGAAGAGAAGGTTCACCGGCTTTCTTTATTGAGAAAACTTGCAGAGTTAATGCAGGGGACGTTGCAGATTGACCGGCTGCTGCACTTGATCCTGACCTGTGTTACTGCCGGTTCTGCGCTGGGATTTAATCGCGCAAGGCTCTTTCTGGTGGAAAAGAAGCAGAATATTGTTTACGGTAAGATGGCCGTTGGTCCCTCCAGTCTGGAAGAGGCAAATAAGATTTGGAATGAAATAGCAGATAAGTACGAGGGTCTGGAAGATCTTGTTAAAGCATCGGCGGAAACATATCGGTATGATACGCCGTTGCACATGATTACACGATTGATGGCTTTCTCTTTAACGGATGAAAAGGAAATTATTGTCTCCTGTGTAAATTCAAAAAAAACAATCCTGGAGAAGGATGCCTTTAGCAATCCAAATATTGATAAAAAATTTGTAAATAAGCTCGGTGCAAACGAATTTGTTTGCGTGCCGCTCGTGGCGAAAAACGAAGTGATTGGGGTAATTTGTGCAGATAATGTCTACAACGGTAAACCGATAACTGCGGAACAGGTGGAACTTTTGAGTATTTTTGCAAATCGGGCGGCATTGGCAATTGCGAATGCGGAGGTATATCGAAAATTAGGGGAAAAAAATCGACAGCTGAGAGAAACCAGGGAAAGGTTGATTCGTTCGGAAAGACTTGCCGTTATCGGGAACATGTCGGCGTATATTGCACATGAGATTCGGAATCCGCTCGTAACGATAGGCGGATATGCTCGAATTCTATCGCGGGAATATGCTGATCATAAAAAGGTTAAACAGAATACGGAGATTATTATTGAGGAGGTGAACCGGCTTGAAAAGATTCTTGCAAATATTATGGATTTTAGCAAGCCTATTGAAACGGTCAGGATATTAACGCAAATAAACGAACTGTTAGAGAATACCTGTTCCCTGATGGAACCGTACTTCAAAAGTGGTCATGTTCACTTGATGAAAAAATTTAATCCAACGATACCGAAGATTGTTGTTGATCCAATGCAAATGAAGCAGGTATTTGTAAATCTGATAAAAAATGCTGTTGAATCCATGCCGCAGGGCGGAAAATTACTATTGGAGACCATGACGGAAGATGAATATGTCAAAATTGATATTACCGATACGGGCGAAGGTATGACGCCGGAAGTTATGCAAAATATCTTTGTTCCGTTTTTTACGACAAAGGTAGACGGAACCGGTGTCGGATTGGCTGTGTCACAAAAGATTATCGATGATCACAATGGCTTTGTTAAAATAAAGAGTATTGTGAAGGAAGGGTCAACCTTTTCTATTTTCCTGCCTATAAAAAATGCACCGGCAGAACTTTCAGGAGGTGAAAGATGA
- a CDS encoding c-type cytochrome produces MKSGIKKIGLIAALGIMGVATTGQLMAGTPQVVATIQTGPEWEPLPRAEPLTVPEVHYRVKHSPYKSELVRYGQFQFNDASWGLQGEYACASCHYERGQTTGLIWDLGDEGWGSWKNTKYIRGGRYLPPFRHEGFTGHPDEIVGATSSLDRVCGRDPGFVFRSENFSPLRLEALICYIRALEFTGSPFRNPDGSLTDAQKRGEKIFNDPNVGCVECHPGDASDPKALFSDAQTHDVGTGRVGVKGFRSTPGKVFNLKALEAGEDPYGEESDTPIIGLDLVKEFDTPTLRDIYASGTYFHDGGARTLIDTINNTVNEKDMHGRTSHLTQQEMQDLVEFLKAL; encoded by the coding sequence ATGAAAAGTGGAATAAAAAAGATCGGTTTGATAGCCGCTCTGGGGATCATGGGGGTAGCGACGACTGGCCAGTTGATGGCCGGTACGCCGCAGGTAGTGGCGACGATCCAGACGGGGCCGGAGTGGGAGCCGCTTCCGCGGGCAGAACCGCTTACGGTGCCGGAGGTGCATTATCGGGTAAAGCACTCACCGTACAAGAGCGAGCTGGTGCGGTACGGGCAGTTCCAGTTTAACGATGCATCTTGGGGTCTTCAGGGTGAGTATGCATGCGCGAGCTGTCATTACGAGAGGGGCCAGACGACGGGATTGATCTGGGACCTTGGTGATGAGGGATGGGGAAGCTGGAAGAACACGAAGTACATCCGTGGGGGAAGGTATTTGCCGCCGTTCCGTCATGAGGGATTCACGGGACATCCGGATGAGATCGTGGGAGCAACGAGTTCGCTGGACAGGGTGTGCGGAAGAGACCCTGGGTTTGTGTTCAGGAGTGAGAACTTTTCGCCATTGAGGTTGGAGGCGTTGATCTGCTACATCCGTGCGCTGGAATTCACGGGAAGTCCGTTCAGGAATCCGGATGGTTCGCTGACGGATGCGCAGAAGAGGGGCGAGAAGATATTCAACGATCCGAATGTGGGATGTGTGGAGTGCCATCCGGGTGATGCAAGTGATCCGAAGGCGCTTTTTAGCGATGCGCAGACCCATGACGTGGGGACGGGCCGTGTTGGGGTAAAGGGTTTCCGTTCAACGCCGGGAAAGGTCTTTAACCTGAAGGCATTAGAGGCAGGGGAAGATCCCTATGGCGAGGAGAGTGACACGCCGATCATCGGGCTGGACCTGGTGAAGGAGTTTGACACGCCGACGTTGAGGGATATTTATGCATCGGGTACGTATTTCCATGACGGGGGAGCCCGGACGTTGATAGACACGATCAACAACACGGTGAATGAGAAGGACATGCATGGAAGGACGTCGCATTTGACTCAGCAGGAGATGCAGGACCTGGTTGAATTCCTGAAGGCGCTGTAA